The following are encoded in a window of Plectropomus leopardus isolate mb chromosome 23, YSFRI_Pleo_2.0, whole genome shotgun sequence genomic DNA:
- the zbtb4 gene encoding uncharacterized protein zbtb4, which yields MVSGEKVWDPLHAGLIQSRLSEQHQAAGLTSLCNITHTATKDTTWRQRLPPLSSPPLSSVDTLHPVRASSPLRLPVNFCSSSKIEGLHKPVYCVGVASRTEEEEEEGEAEPLEMKGKRHGGRGEAMMEDRLEDMADGPKNAKITLSFPLSAAPLPASLTSPNHCRSSSSSSPSPHRRRPSSKSSDEGSLWKLDATMDVKHRPFKPPRHDSSPSSSPSSSSSPMTVHSLIRKDIKSPPPLKCSKLNPETQFHRSPPRSSSGSLGGCYGGDGWDERHRGTNGTASPSQTAQILFSLGTSAYQRGGDAERRDKITGRPAGKVGSPHGPSLHPPTLHLPPPLPPPPPPPSEGLTAPPHSSSYPPTDSLKPELICGVCHRLFSSASSLTVHMRLHRGSRALSCRYCGKVFIHSKRLQSHETSCRVPGLPSNSLGPPSLTVQPKEEPLEEGEVRVEGGVIVGQTDISKARPGKKARSLLARIQGDDAAAAELLAGDEHHFVKVVDGNVIYFCSVCERSYMTLSSLKRHSNVHSWRRKYPCHFCDKVFALAEYRTKHEVWHTGERRYQCIFCWDAFATYYNLKTHQKTIHGINPSLISSEKTANGGYKQKANALKLYRLLPMRSQKRPYKTYSDSLHNGLLLPPTDAPSLSLPGLGCALGPGDLESLISGAHPQSVKPDPDDFPDGFPVSMSAEHGDLSALTPLPQADTPQVRKHESEALELEQGRGSFKMSSSSKTKTPKTGRVTETSMPSVITYGHTKPSVIVHGTAVSSSVIVHSNQVTSGSEKSPMSSPSPETSSSQTSYKGSPRPIKKQRDSADRKRPRDSSDTTEGGARGREGAETGGLFHKSRKSHSKSDIFNSKQPSASVGPQVKEAGPLCQITVRIGEEAIVKRSISETDLRRDKSLSPPKTKRSETSSVREAKDARHSHSHHHHHKHRLHRRVSLEEEGDMEGGECEEEVRKKSSKSPDEVREYYFRREVRDQDSDHDTEDNLWRPYYSYKPKRKAQAHLQRVKSWQRKLKFKRSIRLKRRTERLKNHVNKDTEKSQDEEEDGKMEEAEKLSKANKGKREKKDYLSAPLKEKNKDAEEQVKEARQEVSTPPLHSPKPPLSTSAAPAGIKRRPWTNGNAAECGTCGRWFSSPRKRDKHELSHLLEFVCLFCRATFPSRDKLEDHQRAQHPKPTEAPPAPLKVPLGEQVEGVGVKSVPEIAKYDEEKGVGSNSSPSRLSRRALSRHTCPQCHKVCKTSSALTRHIRRHELSSSPEREKEEPKTTETVVNAVSRDLETEKVPSALSVSVISYSTPEPPSSADCLASQQHEEHLSEPTDQHQTSELSAKPELTELSHLDREPSPQIADPTLEIPVNLTPTKHEFTPAAPSTLHSVLVMNGAECLDYRTPSKKNLDSQINRIPSPVHIVASTNTSPNVPMTSQTRITTAAPPVSMTTALSSEGGFMKRDGVIMDRERQGGSGVFLRPGYEEPPLVQDLRVQSLSRSPSPAEAQDLTMSSILAREREIERQREKERELERRRERERDKEIVKEREKEIERAHQMSRAAHPQEQVSLLVPKEEPLSPVPSPQHIPTQTTMNGSSSHRHTPKSPCRSPSTIGLLAQANRQVHSSSQGLDRLTLPTGAAGAGDRPSAHALLLPRAPQPPEPEHHDTVPSRDSQQGDTTPTGYPAQNYPLPLIVPDSYRSGKKQEENLLMSSYPAGALPFGPLGKMMVPNGGDLAKLPFYPDPYQLLYGPQLLAYPYNLAALPVALNMMAPGGDKVEPLPFLPAIFNYAATAGPYMGAAPHPLVANPSLYSGGSGSSKKQRDSSSGKP from the coding sequence ATGGTGTCCGGTGAGAAGGTGTGGGACCCCCTCCACGCGGGCCTTATTCAGTCACGTCTGAGTGAACAACACCAGGCTGCTGGACTAACTTCCCTCTGCAACATCACACATACTGCAACTAAGGACACCACGTGGCGCCAGCGGTTGCCACCTTTGTCTTCCCCGCCACTGTCATCAGTGGACACCCTTCACCCAGTTCGGGCCTCCTCGCCGTTACGTCTGCCTGTCAATTTCTGCAGTTCAAGCAAGATCGAAGGGCTACACAAACCAGTCTACTGTGTTGGAGTGGCCTCCCGgactgaagaagaggaggaggaaggggaagCTGAGCCGCTGGAGATGAAGGGTAAAAGGCACGGAGGCAGGGGAGAGGCCATGATGGAGGACAGGCTGGAGGACATGGCAGATGGacctaaaaatgcaaaaatcaccCTAAGCTTCCCACTCAGTGCCGCCCCTCTCCCGGCCTCCCTGACATCTCCAAACCACTGTCGTAGCTCTTCCTCATCTTCACCTTCCCCTCACCGACGGCGGCCATCCTCCAAGAGCTCAGACGAGGGGTCCCTGTGGAAACTGGACGCCACCATGGACGTGAAGCACAGACCTTTTAAGCCTCCGAGGCACGACAGCTCTCCGTCCTCTTcgccatcctcctcctcatctcccaTGACTGTTCATTCACTTATAAGGAAGGATATAAAATCTCCGCCTCCCCTGAAGTGCTCCAAACTCAATCCAGAGACTCAGTTTCACAGGTCGCCACCAAGATCCTCCAGCGGGTCTTTAGGTGGCTGTTATGGGGGCGATGGTTGGGATGAGAGGCACAGGGGGACCAACGGTACAGCGTCTCCCTCTCAAACCGCCCAGATCCTCTTCAGTCTGGGCACGTCGGCCTATCAGAGAGGTGGGGAtgcagagaggagagataaAATAACAGGAAGACCAGCTGGGAAAGTGGGAAGCCCTCATGGACCAAGTCTTCACCCACCCACCCTCCACCTCCCCCCCCCCTTAccaccgcctcctcctcccccctctgaGGGCCTTACCGCACCCCCCCACTCGTCTTCCTATCCCCCTACCGACAGCCTGAAGCCCGAGCTGATTTGTGGGGTGTGCCATCGACTCTTCAGCTCGGCCTCCTCCCTGACAGTCCACATGCGGCTGCATCGTGGCAGCCGTGCCCTCAGTTGCCGCTATTGTGGCAAAGTCTTCATCCACAGCAAGAGACTGCAATCCCACGAGACTTCCTGCAGGGTGCCAGGCCTCCCCTCCAACAGCCTGGGCCCTCCTTCTCTCACTGTGCAGCCAAAGGAGGAGCCGCTGGAGGAGGGTGAGGTGAGAGTGGAGGGGGGAGTGATTGTGGGACAAACAGACATCAGCAAGGCGCGGCCGGGGAAGAAAGCGCGGAGCCTCCTGGCACGTATCCAAGGTGATGATGCAGCAGCCGCAGAGCTACTAGCGGGTGATGAGCACCATTTTGTGAAGGTGGTGGATGGCAATGTCATTTACTTCTGCTCCGTGTGCGAACGCTCCTACATGACCCTGTCCAGCCTGAAGCGTCACTCTAATGTGCACTCGTGGCGCCGCAAATATCCCTGCCACTTCTGCGACAAGGTCTTTGCCCTGGCTGAGTACCGCACGAAGCATGAGGTGTGGCACACAGGAGAGCGGCGCTACCAGTGCATCTTCTGCTGGGATGCCTTCGCCACCTACTACAATCTCAAAACACACCAGAAGACCATCCACGGGATTAATCCCAGCCTCATCTCCAGTGAAAAGACAGCTAATGGAGGTTATAAGCAGAAAGCTAATGCCCTCAAGCTCTACCGCCTTCTTCCCATGCGCTCCCAGAAGAGACCGTACAAGACTTACAGTGACAGTTTGCATAATGGACTGCTTCTGCCACCAACTGACGCACCTTCCCTCTCCCTGCCTGGCCTGGGCTGTGCTCTGGGCCCTGGGGACCTAGAAAGCCTCATCAGTGGGGCCCACCCTCAGAGTGTAAAGCCTGACCCGGATGACTTCCCTGATGGCTTCCCAGTTTCTATGTCTGCTGAGCACGGGGACCTCTCGGCACTCACACCCCTCCCCCAAGCGGACACGCCCCAAGTCAGAAAACACGAGAGTGAGGCCCTGGAGTTAGAGCAGGGGAGAGGCAGCTTCAAAATGTCGAGTAGCAGTAAAACCAAAACTCCCAAGACTGGTAGAGTCACAGAAACAAGCATGCCTTCTGTGATAACATATGGCCATACAAAACCCTCTGTCATAGTTCACGGCACAGCAGTGTCATCCTCTGTCATTGTGCATAGCAATCAGGTCACCTCTGGGAGTGAAAAAAGCCCCATGAGCAGCCCGTCCCCTGAAACCAGCAGCAGTCAGACGTCGTACAAGGGCAGCCCCAGGCCAATCAAAAAGCAAAGAGACAGTGCAGATAGAAAGAGGCCAAGAGACAGTTCAGATACAACAGAGGGGGGCGCAAGAGGAAGAGAGGGTGCAGAGACAGGCGGATTATTTCACAAATCACGCAAATCCCACAGCAAGAGCGACATCTTTAACTCAAAGCAGCCGTCAGCATCTGTAGGGCCGCAGGTCAAAGAGGCAGGGCCACTGTGTCAGATTACTGTTCGTATCGGTGAGGAAGCCATAGTGAAGCGCAGCATCTCTGAGACAGACCTTAGGCGAGACAAGAGCCTTTCTCCTCCCAAAACCAAACGGAGCGAAACATCATCTGTGCGAGAAGCCAAGGACGCACGCCACTCTCACtcccaccaccatcaccacaaACACCGCCTCCACCGCAGAGTCAGCCTGGAAGAAGAGGGCGATATGGAGGGAGGAGAGTGTGAGGAGGAGGTTAGAAAAAAGAGCTCCAAATCGCCTGATGAAGTGAGGGAGTACTACTTCCGCAGGGAGGTGCGTGATCAGGACAGTGACCACGACACAGAGGATAATTTATGGCGGCCTTACTACTCCTACAAGCCTAAAAGAAAGGCCCAAGCACATCTACAGAGGGTCAAGAGCTGGCAGAGGAAACTGAAGTTCAAGCGCTCCATCCGGTtgaagaggaggacagagaggctCAAGAACCATGTGAATAAAGACACGGAGAAATCacaagatgaggaggaggatgggaaGATGGAGGAGGCCGAAAAACTGTCAAAAGCTAAcaagggaaaaagagaaaagaaagattaTCTCTCCGCACCcttaaaggagaaaaacaaagatgcaGAGGAACAAGTTAAGGAGGCTCGTCAAGAGGTTTCCACTCCTCCTCTGCACTCTCCAAAGCCTCCTCTGTCTACCTCAGCGGCTCCTGCGGGAATAAAGAGGCGGCCTTGGACTAATGGTAATGCAGCAGAGTGCGGTACATGCGGCCGCTGGTTCTCAAGCCCCAGGAAGCGAGACAAACATGAGCTGAGCCATCTGCTGGAGTTTGTATGCCTCTTCTGCCGGGCCACGTTCCCCTCAAGGGATAAATTGGAAGACCACCAGAGAGCCCAGCATCCCAAGCCCACTGAGGCGCCACCTGCACCCCTGAAAGTGCCACTTGGCGAACAAGTTGAAGGGGTCGGGGTTAAATCAGTGCCAGAAATCGCAAAGTATGACGAAGAAAAAGGGGTAGGGAGTAATTCTAGTCCAAGTCGCCTCAGCAGAAGAGCACTATCACGACACACCTGTCCACAATGTCACAAAGTGTGCAAGACATCGTCAGCGCTAACTCGCCATATCAGACGCCATGAGTTAAGCAGTTccccagagagagaaaaggaagagccaaaaacaacagagacagtTGTTAACGCAGTTAGCAGAGACCTAGAGACTGAAAAAGTTCCCAGTGCTCTCTCTGTTTCAGTTATCAGCTACTCAACACCAGAACCGCCCAGCAGTGCTGATTGTTTGGCATCGCAGCAGCATGAGGAGCATCTCAGTGAACCAACGGATCAACATCAGACGTCAGAATTAAGCGCCAAACCTGAACTGACAGAGCTCTCGCATCTAGATCGAGAGCCCAGCCCACAAATTGCAGACCCCACGTTAGAAATCCCAGTTAACCTCACACCCACTAAACACGAATTCACGCCTGCCGCACCCTCTACCCTCCACAGCGTGCTCGTCATGAACGGAGCCGAATGCCTGGACTACCGCACCCCCAGCAAAAAGAATCTAGACAGCCAGATCAACAGAATACCCAGCCCCGTGCACATCGTGGCATCCACCAACACCTCTCCAAATGTGCCCATGACGTCACAGACCAGAATAACcactgctgctcctcctgtttccatgacaacagcTCTCAGCTCAGAGGGGGGATTCATGAAACGGGATGGGGTCATTatggacagagagaggcagggcGGGAGTGGTGTATTTCTACGTCCAGGTTACGAGGAGCCGCCTCTGGTCCAAGATCTCAGAGTTCAGTCCCTGTCCAGGAGTCCCTCTCCCGCTGAAGCACAAGATCTGACCATGTCGTCGATTCtagcgagagagagggagatagagaggcaaagagagaaagaaagggagctggagagacggagagaaagggagagggacaaagaaattgtaaaagagagagaaaaagagatagaGAGGGCCCATCAGATGAGTAGAGCTGCACATCCACAGGAGCAGGTTTCTCTCTTGGTCCCAAAAGAGGAGCCCTTGAGCCCTGTGCCGTCCCCCCAGCATATCCCCACTCAAACCACTATGAATGGATCCTCCTCACACAGGCACACTCCCAAGTCCCCCTGCCGGTCCCCCTCAACTATTGGCCTCCTAGCTCAAGCCAACCGCCAGGTTCACTCCAGTTCACAAGGACTCGACAGGCTCACACTGcccactggagctgctggtgctGGTGACCGCCCCTCCGCCCACGCTCTGCTTCTCCCCAGAGCCCCTCAGCCACCTGAGCCGGAGCACCACGACACTGTTCCTTCCAGAGATTCCCAGCAGGGGGACACCACCCCAACGGGCTACCCTGCCCAGAATTACCCCCTACCCCTTATTGTGCCGGACAGCTACCGCTCTGGTAAGAAGCAGGAGGAAAACCTGCTCATGTCCTCCTATCCTGCTGGAGCGCTTCCCTTTGGCCCACTGGGGAAAATGATGGTCCCTAATGGCGGGGACCTGGCTAAGCTGCCATTTTATCCGGACCCTTACCAGCTGCTCTACGGGCCCCAGCTGCTGGCCTACCCCTATAACCTGGCCGCTCTTCCTGTGGCTCTGAACATGATGGCACCTGGGGGGGACAAGGTGGAGCCTCTGCCTTTCCTCCCCGCCATCTTCAACTACGCAGCCACCGCTGGGCCCTACATGGGCGCAGCGCCTCACCCCCTCGTGGCAAACCCCAGCCTCTACAGCGgcggcagcggcagcagcaagAAGCAACGGGACAGCAGCAGCGGCAAACCGTAG